Proteins from one Gossypium raimondii isolate GPD5lz chromosome 8, ASM2569854v1, whole genome shotgun sequence genomic window:
- the LOC105790849 gene encoding G-type lectin S-receptor-like serine/threonine-protein kinase RLK1, with translation MASVFHPFFSAYILLLLPLVAAQSSAGDIRPSTFIEATDDANPWLSPSNHFALGFHQLENKDQFLLAIWYYKIPNRTIVWYANGDKPAPRRSKVELTADRGLVLTDPKGLLIWRSDFATGEVAFATMNDTGNFVVYSDSESLWESFNNPTDTLLPTQVIDRGGLLSSRHKENNFSKGRFQFRLLPDGNAVLNSINLESNFAYVAYYISGTYDEQNSSNSGFQVRLDQDGSFYVLRGNNQTHSLSLGDEAPSADYYYRATLNFDGVLTLSSYPKNSTGSSRNWSVVKTIPDNICTTNFAELGSGTCGFNSICTLKPDKRPECKCPPGYSLSDANEEYGNCQADFMQGCEAEAQNSSQDLYKLVELQNTDWPTSDYERINPCSVNDCKAYCLQDCLCIVAVYNENGCWKKSLPLPYGRQDTQVTSISFLKVTKDEIAHKTPPTMPDKKGNQNSLIILISVLLGSSVFVNFLLVGILCMGSFFLYQKKISRNQRSKTIIQSSLRYFNYEEMEEATNGFKEELGRGSFGIVYKGVIDTDSQYQTEVAVKKLDRVVQDTDKEFRTEVSVIAQTHHRNLVKLLGYCDESQHRMLVYEYLSNGTLASFLFGDIKPSWNQRTQIAVGIARGLCYLHEECSPQIIHCDIKPQNILLDDYYEARISDFGLSKLLGTDQSFTNTNIRGTKGYVAPEWFKTVPVSVKVDVYSFGVLLLEIICCRRNVAMDVGEVERAILTDWAWDSFLEGAVDALVDTDAEALSDKMKLERFVMVALWCIQEDISLRPTMKKVLLMLEGIIQVPAPPFTSPLTSYSCQI, from the coding sequence ATGGCTTCAGTTTTTCATCCCTTTTTTTCCGCTTACATATTGCTGCTCCTACCTCTTGTTGCTGCTCAAAGTAGTGCTGGTGACATCCGCCCTAGCACCTTCATCGAAGCGACTGATGATGCAAACCCATGGCTTTCTCCTTCCAATCATTTCGCCTTGGGATTTCACCAACTTGAAAATAAAGATCAATTCCTACTTGCTATATGGTATTATAAAATACCAAACCGTACCATTGTTTGGTATGCAAATGGAGATAAACCTGCTCCGAGAAGATCCAAGGTGGAGTTAACTGCTGATCGAGGACTAGTTCTCACCGATCCTAAGGGTCTACTGATATGGAGATCTGATTTTGCCACCGGTGAAGTTGCGTTTGCTACAATGAATGATACAGGCAATTTTGTAGTTTATAGTGATTCTGAATCACTGTGGGAGAGCTTCAACAACCCTACTGATACACTGTTACCCACTCAGGTAATCGACAGGGGTGGTTTGCTTTCGTCTCGGCATAAAGAGAACAACTTCTCAAAGGGTAGATTCCAGTTTCGTTTACTTCCAGATGGAAATGCTGTGCTCAATTCCATAAATTTGGAGTCCAACTTTGCTTACGTTGCATACTACATTAGCGGCACTTATGATGAACAAAATTCATCCAATTCTGGTTTTCAAGTGAGGCTTGATCAAGATGGATCCTTTTACGTACTGAGAGGAAACAATCAGACACATTCACTTAGCTTAGGAGATGAAGCTCCTTCTGCAGATTACTATTACAGAGCGACTCTAAATTTTGATGGCGTTTTGACCCTGTCTAGTTATCCCAAGAACTCCACGGGCAGCAGTCGAAACTGGAGTGTGGTTAAGACCATTCCAGATAATATTTGCACAACTAATTTTGCGGAATTGGGTAGTGGAACTTGTGGCTTCAATAGTATCTGCACACTTAAACCCGACAAAAGGCCAGAATGTAAATGCCCACCAGGTTATTCTTTATCCGATGCAAATGAAGAGTACGGTAACTGCCAAGCAGATTTCATGCAGGGTTGTGAAGCAGAAGCACAAAATTCCTCACAAGATTTATACAAATTAGTGGAACTGCAAAATACAGATTGGCCGACTTCCGATTATGAGCGGATTAATCCTTGCAGTGTAAATGACTGTAAAGCTTACTGTTTGCAGGATTGTCTGTGTATTGTGGCTGTGTACAATGAGAATGGCTGTTGGAAGAAGTCACTGCCACTTCCATATGGGAGACAGGATACGCAAGTGACTTCCATCTCCTTTCTCAAAGTAACAAAAGATGAAATTGCCCATAAAACCCCTCCGACGATGCCAGACAAAAAGGGGAACCAGAATTCGCTGATAATTCTGATTTCAGTGCTCTTAGGTAGCTCTGTGTTTGTCAACTTCCTACTTGTTGGGATATTATGTATGGGATCATTTTTCTTGTACCAAAAaaagatttcaagaaatcaGAGAAGCAAAACTATCATACAAAGCAGCTTAAGGTATTTTAATTATGAGGAGATGGAAGAAGCTACAAATGGATTCAAGGAGGAGCTGGGAAGGGGATCATTCGGCATCGTTTATAAAGGGGTAATAGACACAGATTCTCAATATCAGACTGAAGTTGCAGTTAAGAAGTTAGACAGGGTGGTTCAAGACACAGACAAGGAATTCAGAACTGAAGTGAGTGTGATTGCTCAAACACACCATAGGAATCTTGTCAAGTTGCTGGGATATTGTGATGAGAGTCAACATCGAATGCTGGTATACGAGTACTTAAGCAATGGGACCCTAGCAAGCTTTCTCTTTGGGGATATAAAACCAAGCTGGAACCAAAGGACACAAATTGCTGTGGGAATTGCTAGAGGACTGTGTTACTTGCACGAGGAGTGTAGCCCCCAAATAATCCATTGTGATATAAAGCCTCAAAACATACTTCTTGATGATTACTATGAAGCTCGGATCTCTGACTTTGGGCTGTCAAAGCTTTTAGGCACCGATCAATCCTTTACTAATACTAATATTAGGGGCACAAAAGGGTATGTAGCACCTGAATGGTTCAAGACCGTGCCCGTAAGTGTGAAGGTTGATGTGTATAGCTTTGGTGTCTTGCTGCTAGAAATCATTTGTTGTAGAAGAAATGTAGCGATGGATGTTGGTGAAGTAGAGAGAGCAATTTTGACAGATTGGGCTTGGGACAGCTTTTTGGAAGGCGCTGTCGATGCCCTTGTCGACACTGATGCAGAGGCCTTAAGTGACAAGATGAAGCTGGAGAGGTTTGTAATGGTGGCTCTTTGGTGCATTCAAGAAGACATCTCTCTCAGACCCACCATGAAGAAAGTTTTGCTGATGCTTGAGGGAATAATTCAGGTGCCTGCTCCTCCATTTACATCTCCATTAACTAGTTAcagttgtcaaatttga